The sequence below is a genomic window from bacterium.
CAAAGTCCCAAGTGCCGCTCGATGTCCTCCGGCGTCTTGTACGTCATCTCAAGATAGTCCAGCAGAAACGCCAAACCCGTGCCCACCAACAGGCCAATTATCGCAGCAACCAACAACTTGAGGCCCAACTTCTGGGAGACCGGCGCCGTAGGGACAATCGCTGACTCCACAACGCTTATCTTACGTCGATTGACAGCGCTCTCCAGTGCGCTCTTCTTCTGCCGCTCCGCCAGCAGGTCGTAAAGGTCTTTTGAACTAGTTACTTCACGCTCGAGGATCGAGTATTGAAGCTCCATGGCGTTGAGCTTTTGAACTTCCTCCTTGTAGGTCGCAAGGGTTCCAGAAAGGGACTCATCGATCTTTTCCAGACTCTGAACCTTGTTCCGCTGAGTCCTGATGATCTCCATCTCCCGACTCTCCAGCTGCGCCTCGAGCGATCGTATCTTCTCCTTCAGGTCCAGTATGACGGGATGTTTTGGCCTGTACACCCCCAACTTCTCTTTAAGCTCCATCTTGACCTTATCGAGCTCGGACCTGAGATCAGCTATGCCAGCCGAACCATAACTCCCAAAGGTCGCCGTCGCGGCCACCGGCCCCAGCTTCAGTGCCTTCTCGAGCGAGGACAGTGCGAGCTCCGTATTCATCCTGTCCAGGCGGGCCTGAAGCTGCGCACTCGACGTGGTCTGTAACTTGGACGCCAGCTCGTTCTTTCGCTCCTGTAGCCCAATAATGCCCTTCTCAAGCTTGAAATCCTGGAACTTCTTCTCCGCCTTGTT
It includes:
- a CDS encoding GumC family protein; its protein translation is MAEHDEYQEINLRQYLAVVRQKLWIVVLAVLVTVVPTGIMFMRAEPVYEASAKVLIEQGGAPIRALETQAAGIEPEIERILLFSRPVMDSVLRKLDPYYESLSQSKKLARIGQFKKNITIDFNKVKVYKSSESALAEITVEGPDPAKVAEVASLVAQTYIDQTHNREVAEAKSWLDWFGRQLVQMRENVNKAEKKFQDFKLEKGIIGLQERKNELASKLQTTSSAQLQARLDRMNTELALSSLEKALKLGPVAATATFGSYGSAGIADLRSELDKVKMELKEKLGVYRPKHPVILDLKEKIRSLEAQLESREMEIIRTQRNKVQSLEKIDESLSGTLATYKEEVQKLNAMELQYSILEREVTSSKDLYDLLAERQKKSALESAVNRRKISVVESAIVPTAPVSQKLGLKLLVAAIIGLLVGTGLAFLLDYLEMTYKTPEDIERHLGLWVVGVIPRFESGTERALSFANVRAQMARKGGRRERQ